In Melospiza georgiana isolate bMelGeo1 chromosome 8, bMelGeo1.pri, whole genome shotgun sequence, one genomic interval encodes:
- the MFSD13A gene encoding transmembrane protein 180 isoform X2 yields MGLRLLACLFHLPTAVIYGSLSLFVSILHNVFLLYYVDTFVSVYKIDKLSFWIGETVFLIWNSLNDPLFGWLSDRVFLSTQQAGAEISSPEVVLKRLRALSHNGPLFAISFLFFWVSWAHPGLQFLLCLCMYDSFLTMVDLHHNALLADLAVSAKDRTSLNFYCSLFSAIGSLSVFMSYAVWNKEDFFSFRIFCVLLALCSIVGFTLSTQLLRQRFQADGKAKWDQESTLKELYIEKLSVPQEKRITLAEYLQQLSRHRNFLWFVCVNLVQVFHCHFNSNFFPLFLEHLLSDQISVSTGSFLLGVSYIAPHLNNLYFLSLCRRYGVYAVVRGLFFLKLALSVVMFLAGPDQVYLLCIFIASNRVFTEGTCKLLNLVVTDLVDEDLVLNRRKQAASALLFGMVALVTKPGQTFAPLIGTWLLCEYTGYDIFQRNPLNNVVSAQPKLEPAMALEPTLRQGCFYLLVFVPIACALLQLLSWSQFSLHGKRLQVVKAQRQSLTQGQAPEVKTI; encoded by the exons CCCACTGCAGTGATCTACGGGTCTCTGTCGctctttgtttccattttgcACAACGTGTTCCTCCTGTACTACGTGGACACCTTCGTCTCTGTTTACAAGATTGATAAACTGTCCTTTTGGATAGGAGAG acAGTGTTTCTGATCTGGAACAGCCTCAATGACCCTCTGTTTGGCTGGCTGAGTGACCGAGTATTCCTTAGCACACAGCA ggcaggagcagagatttcgTCCCCTGAAGTAGTTCTGAAGAGGCTCAGAGCGCTAAGCCACAATGGCCCTCTCtttgccatttctttcctttttttctgggTTTCCTGGGCTCATCCTGGTTTGCAGTTCCTCCTTTGCCTTTGCATGTACGACAGTTTTCTCACCATGGTTGACCTCCATCACAACGCCTTGCTTGCAGACCTGGCTGTTTCAGCAAAAGACAGGACTAGCCTCAACTTCTACTGCTCCCTCTTCAGTGCCATAGGCTCCCTGTCTGTCTTCATGTCCTATGCAGTGTGGAACAAGGAGGACTTCTTTTCCTTCCGCATATTTTGCGTCCTGCTGGCCCTCTGCTCCATTGTTGGTTTCACCCTGTCCACACAGCTGCTCCGCCAGCGTTTTCAGGCTGATGGGAAAGCAAAATGGGACCAGGAATCAACCCTGAAAGA GCTGTACATTGAGAAACTCTCCGTCCCCCAGGAGAAGAGGATCACCCTGGCAGAGtatctccagcagctctcccgGCATCGCAACTTCCTCTGGTTTGTCTGCGTGAATCTCGTCCAG GTTTTTCACTGCCATTTTAACAGCAACTTCTTCCCTCTGTTCCTGGAGCACCTGCTGTCAGACCAGATCTCTGTCTCTACTGGATCCTTCCTGCTTG GTGTTTCCTACATTGCCCCCCATCTCAACAACCTCTACTTCCTGTCGCTCTGCCGCCGCTATGGGGTTTACGCTGTGGTGCGAGGACTCTTCTTCCTGAAGCTGGCTCTGAGTGTTGTCATGTTCCTGGCAGGACCTGATCAGGTGTATCTGCTCTGCATCTTCATTGCCAG CAACCGCGTGTTCACAGAAGGGACCTGTAAGTTACTCAACCTGGTGGTCACTGATTTGGTGGATGAGGATCTAGTCCTGAACCGTAGGAAGcaggcagcctcagccctgctcttTGGGATGGTGGCTCTGGTCACCAAACCGGGCCAGACCTTCGCCCCTCTGATTGGCACCTGGTTGCTCTGTGAGTACACAG GCTACGACATCTTCCAGCGCAACCCCCTGAACAACGTGGTGAGTGCCCAGCCGAAGCTGGAGCCTGCCATGGCCTTGGAGCCGACTCTTCGCCAGGGCTGCTTTTACCTCCTGGTCTTTGTGCCCATCGCGTgcgccctgctgcagctcctcagctggtCACAGTTCAGCCTGCATGGGAAGCGCCTGCAGGTGGTGAAGGCTCAGCGGCAGAGCCTGACACAAGGCCAAGCACCAGAGGTCAAAACAATCTAA
- the MFSD13A gene encoding transmembrane protein 180 isoform X1 — MGLRLLACLFHLPTAVIYGSLSLFVSILHNVFLLYYVDTFVSVYKIDKLSFWIGETVFLIWNSLNDPLFGWLSDRVFLSTQQAGAEISSPEVVLKRLRALSHNGPLFAISFLFFWVSWAHPGLQFLLCLCMYDSFLTMVDLHHNALLADLAVSAKDRTSLNFYCSLFSAIGSLSVFMSYAVWNKEDFFSFRIFCVLLALCSIVGFTLSTQLLRQRFQADGKAKWDQESTLKELYIEKLSVPQEKRITLAEYLQQLSRHRNFLWFVCVNLVQVFHCHFNSNFFPLFLEHLLSDQISVSTGSFLLGVSYIAPHLNNLYFLSLCRRYGVYAVVRGLFFLKLALSVVMFLAGPDQVYLLCIFIASNRVFTEGTCKLLNLVVTDLVDEDLVLNRRKQAASALLFGMVALVTKPGQTFAPLIGTWLLCEYTGKDAPGESSGAEQGKVQCLAPCVVPWVGAEGSSVANLCLVSASPRLVTQREWTKIHPHSPILTNSSLTPGYDIFQRNPLNNVVSAQPKLEPAMALEPTLRQGCFYLLVFVPIACALLQLLSWSQFSLHGKRLQVVKAQRQSLTQGQAPEVKTI, encoded by the exons CCCACTGCAGTGATCTACGGGTCTCTGTCGctctttgtttccattttgcACAACGTGTTCCTCCTGTACTACGTGGACACCTTCGTCTCTGTTTACAAGATTGATAAACTGTCCTTTTGGATAGGAGAG acAGTGTTTCTGATCTGGAACAGCCTCAATGACCCTCTGTTTGGCTGGCTGAGTGACCGAGTATTCCTTAGCACACAGCA ggcaggagcagagatttcgTCCCCTGAAGTAGTTCTGAAGAGGCTCAGAGCGCTAAGCCACAATGGCCCTCTCtttgccatttctttcctttttttctgggTTTCCTGGGCTCATCCTGGTTTGCAGTTCCTCCTTTGCCTTTGCATGTACGACAGTTTTCTCACCATGGTTGACCTCCATCACAACGCCTTGCTTGCAGACCTGGCTGTTTCAGCAAAAGACAGGACTAGCCTCAACTTCTACTGCTCCCTCTTCAGTGCCATAGGCTCCCTGTCTGTCTTCATGTCCTATGCAGTGTGGAACAAGGAGGACTTCTTTTCCTTCCGCATATTTTGCGTCCTGCTGGCCCTCTGCTCCATTGTTGGTTTCACCCTGTCCACACAGCTGCTCCGCCAGCGTTTTCAGGCTGATGGGAAAGCAAAATGGGACCAGGAATCAACCCTGAAAGA GCTGTACATTGAGAAACTCTCCGTCCCCCAGGAGAAGAGGATCACCCTGGCAGAGtatctccagcagctctcccgGCATCGCAACTTCCTCTGGTTTGTCTGCGTGAATCTCGTCCAG GTTTTTCACTGCCATTTTAACAGCAACTTCTTCCCTCTGTTCCTGGAGCACCTGCTGTCAGACCAGATCTCTGTCTCTACTGGATCCTTCCTGCTTG GTGTTTCCTACATTGCCCCCCATCTCAACAACCTCTACTTCCTGTCGCTCTGCCGCCGCTATGGGGTTTACGCTGTGGTGCGAGGACTCTTCTTCCTGAAGCTGGCTCTGAGTGTTGTCATGTTCCTGGCAGGACCTGATCAGGTGTATCTGCTCTGCATCTTCATTGCCAG CAACCGCGTGTTCACAGAAGGGACCTGTAAGTTACTCAACCTGGTGGTCACTGATTTGGTGGATGAGGATCTAGTCCTGAACCGTAGGAAGcaggcagcctcagccctgctcttTGGGATGGTGGCTCTGGTCACCAAACCGGGCCAGACCTTCGCCCCTCTGATTGGCACCTGGTTGCTCTGTGAGTACACAGGTAAGGATGCTCCTGGGGAGAGCAGTGGAGCAGAACAGGGCAAAGTTCAGTGTCTGGCACCTTGTGTTGTGCCCTGGGTGGGTGCAGAGGGCTCTTCAGTTGCTAACCTGTGCCTGGTCTCTGCATCTCCACGGctggtcactcaaagagaatGGACAAAGatccatccccacagccccattcTCACAAACTCTTCTCTGACACCAGGCTACGACATCTTCCAGCGCAACCCCCTGAACAACGTGGTGAGTGCCCAGCCGAAGCTGGAGCCTGCCATGGCCTTGGAGCCGACTCTTCGCCAGGGCTGCTTTTACCTCCTGGTCTTTGTGCCCATCGCGTgcgccctgctgcagctcctcagctggtCACAGTTCAGCCTGCATGGGAAGCGCCTGCAGGTGGTGAAGGCTCAGCGGCAGAGCCTGACACAAGGCCAAGCACCAGAGGTCAAAACAATCTAA